The following are encoded together in the Thunnus thynnus chromosome 15, fThuThy2.1, whole genome shotgun sequence genome:
- the hsf1 gene encoding heat shock factor protein 1 isoform X1 yields the protein MEYPGGGAGGAVLSSSNVPAFLTKLWTLVEDPDTDPLICWSPSGTSFHVFDQGRFSKEVLPKFFKHNNMASFIRQLNMYGFRKVVHIEQGGLVKPERDDTEFQHPFFIRGQEHLLENIKRKVTNVSSVRQEEVKISADEVNKILTDVQLMKGKQETIDSRILAMKHENEALWREVASLRQKHAQQQKVVNKLIQFLVSLVQSNRIMGVKRKIPLMLNDSSSAHSMPKYSRPFSLEHMQAAASLFSADSPVTSGPIISDITEVATPTEEDVVSDWTDTGDSQSMNVKEEPSSPDDEVCPVQEGGAASVDTPLSPTTFINSILQENETQPAQTTSTTNPVAVSPVVVMSHTSTGPLPPATTSQSPASFPTPNSAPIPATSQQKCQTVACIDKPRPPPSAGGHSPDVWRFASTRADKCELSDHVEIIDNGLENLQNVLNTQTFSFDTSPLFEFFSTSCPPGDFDLDSLDTLLSEEAPKGSDEGNNTCNTGKQLVQYTPVQTSEPIGLGEGGADLPPPLELEAEPFLSSDPPTDDPAAALLSHAHLDADL from the exons ATGGAGTATCCCGGAGGAGGAGCGGGAGGGGCggtgctgagcagcagcaacgtCCCGGCCTTTCTCACCAAACTGTGGACCCTGGTGGAGGACCCGGACACGGACCCGCTCATCTGCTGGAGCCCG AGTGGAACCAGCTTCCACGTGTTTGATCAGGGTCGATTCTCCAAAGAAGTTCTACCAAAGTTcttcaaacacaacaacatggcGAGTTTCATCCGGCAGCTAAACATGT ACGGGTTCCGTAAGGTGGTCCACATCGAGCAGGGAGGTCTGGTGAAACCAGAGAGAGACGACACAGAGTTCCAACATCCGTTCTTCATCAGAGGACAAGAACACCTGCTGGAGAACATCAAACGCAAAGTCACCAAC GTGTCGTCGGTGCGTCAGGAGGAAGTGAAGATCTCTGCAGATGAAGTGAACAAGATTCTGACGGACGTGCAGCTGATGAAAGGCAAACAGGAAACAATTGACTCAAGAATCCTCGCCATGAAACA CGAGAATGAGGCTCTGTGGAGAGAAGTGGCCAGTCTGAGACAGAAACATGCACAGCAGCAGAAGGTCGTCAACAAG ttgaTCCAGTTCCTGGTGTCTCTCGTCCAGTCCAACAGGATCATGGGAGTCAAGAGAAAAAT tcctCTGATGCTGAATGACTCTAGCTCCGCCCACTCCATGCCTAAATATAGCCGACCATTTTCATTGGAGCACATGCAG gcTGCAGCCAGTCTGTTCTCCGCAGACTCCCCTGTAACCTCTGGACCAATCATCTCTGACATCACAGAGGTGGCCACACCCACGGAGGAGGATGTAGTCAGTGATTGGACGGATACAGG AGACAGCCAATCGATGAACGTCAAAGAGGAGCCTTCCAGTCCTGACGATGAGGTGTGTCCTGTTCAGGAGGGCGGTGCTGCATCTGTAGACACGCCCCTCTCCCCCACCACCTTCATCAACTCCATCCTGCAAGAGAACGAGACGCAgccggcccagaccacctccacAACCAATCCTGTAGCAG TCAGTCCTGTTGTTGTGATGAGCCACACCTCCACTGGGCCCCTCCCACCAGCTACAACCAGCCAATCACCTGCCTCCTTTCCTACTCCGAATTCTGCCCCCATCCCCGCCACATCTCAGCAGAAATGTCAGACCGTCGCCTGTATCGACAA ACCCCGCCCCCCTCCCTCTGCAGGTGGACACTCACCTGACGTGTGGCGCTTCGCTTCAACTCGAGCCGACAA gtgtgaACTGTCTGATCATGTTGAGATTATCGACAACGGTCTTGAAAACCTGCAGAACGTCTTGAACACACAAACGTTCAGCTTCGACACCTCCCCGCTGTTCGAG tttttcagcacTTCCTGTCCCCCGGGAGACTTCGACCTTGACAGTCTGGACACT CTCCTATCTGAAGAAGCTCCGAAAGGAAGTGATGAAGGCAACAACACCTGcaacacag GGAAGCAGCTGGTGCAGTACACACCTGTGCAGACGTCTGAACCAATCGGTTTGGGGGAGGGCGGGGCTGACCTGCCACCTCCGCTGGAGCTGGAGGCGGAGCCCTTCTTAAGCTCAGACCCACCAACTGATGACCCGGCCGCCGCCCTGCTGAGCCACGCCCACCTGGACGCTgacctctga
- the hsf1 gene encoding heat shock factor protein 1 isoform X2, translating to MEYPGGGAGGAVLSSSNVPAFLTKLWTLVEDPDTDPLICWSPSGTSFHVFDQGRFSKEVLPKFFKHNNMASFIRQLNMYGFRKVVHIEQGGLVKPERDDTEFQHPFFIRGQEHLLENIKRKVTNVSSVRQEEVKISADEVNKILTDVQLMKGKQETIDSRILAMKHENEALWREVASLRQKHAQQQKVVNKLIQFLVSLVQSNRIMGVKRKIPLMLNDSSSAHSMPKYSRPFSLEHMQAAASLFSADSPVTSGPIISDITEVATPTEEDVVSDWTDTGDSQSMNVKEEPSSPDDEVCPVQEGGAASVDTPLSPTTFINSILQENETQPAQTTSTTNPVAVSPVVVMSHTSTGPLPPATTSQSPASFPTPNSAPIPATSQQKCQTVACIDKCELSDHVEIIDNGLENLQNVLNTQTFSFDTSPLFEFFSTSCPPGDFDLDSLDTLLSEEAPKGSDEGNNTCNTGKQLVQYTPVQTSEPIGLGEGGADLPPPLELEAEPFLSSDPPTDDPAAALLSHAHLDADL from the exons ATGGAGTATCCCGGAGGAGGAGCGGGAGGGGCggtgctgagcagcagcaacgtCCCGGCCTTTCTCACCAAACTGTGGACCCTGGTGGAGGACCCGGACACGGACCCGCTCATCTGCTGGAGCCCG AGTGGAACCAGCTTCCACGTGTTTGATCAGGGTCGATTCTCCAAAGAAGTTCTACCAAAGTTcttcaaacacaacaacatggcGAGTTTCATCCGGCAGCTAAACATGT ACGGGTTCCGTAAGGTGGTCCACATCGAGCAGGGAGGTCTGGTGAAACCAGAGAGAGACGACACAGAGTTCCAACATCCGTTCTTCATCAGAGGACAAGAACACCTGCTGGAGAACATCAAACGCAAAGTCACCAAC GTGTCGTCGGTGCGTCAGGAGGAAGTGAAGATCTCTGCAGATGAAGTGAACAAGATTCTGACGGACGTGCAGCTGATGAAAGGCAAACAGGAAACAATTGACTCAAGAATCCTCGCCATGAAACA CGAGAATGAGGCTCTGTGGAGAGAAGTGGCCAGTCTGAGACAGAAACATGCACAGCAGCAGAAGGTCGTCAACAAG ttgaTCCAGTTCCTGGTGTCTCTCGTCCAGTCCAACAGGATCATGGGAGTCAAGAGAAAAAT tcctCTGATGCTGAATGACTCTAGCTCCGCCCACTCCATGCCTAAATATAGCCGACCATTTTCATTGGAGCACATGCAG gcTGCAGCCAGTCTGTTCTCCGCAGACTCCCCTGTAACCTCTGGACCAATCATCTCTGACATCACAGAGGTGGCCACACCCACGGAGGAGGATGTAGTCAGTGATTGGACGGATACAGG AGACAGCCAATCGATGAACGTCAAAGAGGAGCCTTCCAGTCCTGACGATGAGGTGTGTCCTGTTCAGGAGGGCGGTGCTGCATCTGTAGACACGCCCCTCTCCCCCACCACCTTCATCAACTCCATCCTGCAAGAGAACGAGACGCAgccggcccagaccacctccacAACCAATCCTGTAGCAG TCAGTCCTGTTGTTGTGATGAGCCACACCTCCACTGGGCCCCTCCCACCAGCTACAACCAGCCAATCACCTGCCTCCTTTCCTACTCCGAATTCTGCCCCCATCCCCGCCACATCTCAGCAGAAATGTCAGACCGTCGCCTGTATCGACAA gtgtgaACTGTCTGATCATGTTGAGATTATCGACAACGGTCTTGAAAACCTGCAGAACGTCTTGAACACACAAACGTTCAGCTTCGACACCTCCCCGCTGTTCGAG tttttcagcacTTCCTGTCCCCCGGGAGACTTCGACCTTGACAGTCTGGACACT CTCCTATCTGAAGAAGCTCCGAAAGGAAGTGATGAAGGCAACAACACCTGcaacacag GGAAGCAGCTGGTGCAGTACACACCTGTGCAGACGTCTGAACCAATCGGTTTGGGGGAGGGCGGGGCTGACCTGCCACCTCCGCTGGAGCTGGAGGCGGAGCCCTTCTTAAGCTCAGACCCACCAACTGATGACCCGGCCGCCGCCCTGCTGAGCCACGCCCACCTGGACGCTgacctctga